A single bacterium DNA region contains:
- a CDS encoding PKD domain-containing protein, whose amino-acid sequence MLPIIPTRYPEFVSDQVLTATNLNDMFGYLDRQVRMTRTNLIGIGIVCGLHVRVSDSGDAITITKGCGVTSSGYLVTLPTTTYTFYNDEFTAEREEYYDRFVDLSTKKQRFPLWELAEAGSTAAKKELTTEFLEDKVVLVFVELLQQGNKNCDPDSCDDKGRTVTVTFRPLLVERKNADALLGGEASEGFSRTGFRCAEWPQLRMPRYDVPATSLPDTAKILQQFLRPLGSGFLSDIQTTFSQAYAAMQLLVNDILPSNPFQSLKSDYAFLNDGSIRVDQLIHAQYYYDHFSDLLQAYDELRDVCNDALAVCCPDEEAFPRHLLLGRATGADSKYRHRFIPSPAVCCGGNASDRLRMLLLRLARLVRQLQLPVQLQERRRKRLPIRYTPSTLGPEALSVKAIPYYYDVLAGSPALYELWNEQKLRIGTGKTNLSYHASLYNSSDDWVRTPLQFDLEPYNFLRVEGHIGTHWRSALGELLALKARNRLPVDVVAMNGDFATLAAMLRDSLRDMSRSLKERPEDWKEIICLFGDLETQYDAQVAELRCSLGTVMRFLHEMPIQQLPDSIGQSTKLASRLVKDFDSTYQVREQSYGAVFSAWYPRVKDQPYSSMMQLGFTASFNESAFTAAPTWQYPLLLMYRLEKIYEALPEEMLQLQLTDVTLRMRDAAGLATVLLRLAGFANDDNAAIAEEYRLHLDAVIRLCKAGLLRELYASLIERFKRYMQSQTFAMYAYMHSGIQHKAGVPMGGTFVIVYHQKGRARQSVTIGEAANTITAEAREEPTTASANDSAERILGEVAVESFTEHSSGMRRVGSTESIARGISSSRHISDLLLREVAERAKEDSITDKEMLELVAEIPDGTVIADFYLPYICASSCPPINFICLGSDEKPEPSIKIDGTDFCAADKGSYAIDVTPQGGTLTSDGGGLKPNEDGSFSFVPTGVDLADGDTTTVTLKYTVDDVSVTTQLRVHRAPRASFRVEPSPAARNGFHFINTSTFATSYRWEFGDGSTDTAESPLHTYDEFGTFTVQLTASNDFCPDHAATQTVTLAQEGEQANCTKLEELHDMFVKLDDGISDTAREQFAPYKTAANIFLKQLPKLFPLPPQEQALKLVGMLPPDLILTWMEQLHAVILRLTRGRSPFIELYRILNAVLMFYACVQEGDFDQDPIPTQKAFERHLKAFLGTWRQNAPKFNNAEQGSISNIATDVEKEAERISTTARNKKKYLRFLKGLLETLGALRG is encoded by the coding sequence ATGTTACCAATCATTCCTACCCGCTATCCGGAGTTTGTCTCCGACCAGGTGCTGACGGCGACAAATCTCAATGACATGTTCGGTTACCTGGATCGACAGGTCCGCATGACACGCACCAACCTGATCGGTATTGGTATCGTGTGCGGACTCCATGTCCGGGTGTCCGATAGCGGTGATGCCATCACCATCACGAAAGGCTGCGGCGTGACATCCTCGGGCTACCTTGTCACCCTGCCGACAACGACGTATACCTTCTACAATGATGAGTTCACCGCCGAGCGTGAAGAGTATTATGACCGTTTCGTTGATCTGTCAACGAAGAAACAGCGTTTCCCACTCTGGGAACTGGCTGAGGCGGGGAGTACGGCGGCGAAAAAAGAACTGACCACGGAGTTCCTTGAAGACAAGGTTGTGCTCGTATTTGTCGAATTGCTTCAGCAGGGAAACAAGAACTGCGATCCCGACTCCTGTGACGACAAGGGGAGAACGGTCACGGTCACCTTCCGTCCCCTGCTCGTCGAGCGGAAAAACGCCGACGCGCTGCTCGGAGGAGAGGCCTCTGAGGGCTTTTCACGCACGGGTTTCCGCTGTGCGGAATGGCCGCAGCTGCGTATGCCGAGGTACGACGTACCCGCAACCTCGCTGCCTGACACCGCAAAGATCCTGCAGCAGTTCCTGCGTCCCCTGGGCAGTGGTTTCCTCTCGGATATACAGACGACGTTTTCCCAGGCCTATGCCGCCATGCAGCTGCTGGTGAATGACATTCTGCCCTCGAATCCTTTTCAGTCACTGAAAAGCGATTACGCCTTTCTCAACGATGGCAGCATTCGCGTCGATCAGCTCATCCACGCACAGTACTACTACGATCATTTCAGCGATCTGCTGCAGGCGTATGACGAGCTGCGTGATGTATGCAACGATGCGCTGGCCGTGTGCTGTCCCGATGAAGAAGCCTTCCCACGGCATCTCCTTCTCGGACGCGCCACGGGTGCGGATTCGAAATACCGGCACCGCTTCATTCCTTCACCCGCAGTCTGCTGTGGCGGGAACGCCTCCGATCGGCTGCGCATGCTGCTCCTGCGTCTCGCGCGCCTCGTCCGTCAATTGCAGCTCCCGGTCCAGCTTCAGGAACGCAGGCGGAAGCGTCTGCCGATCCGTTACACACCGAGTACGCTGGGACCCGAAGCGCTTTCCGTGAAAGCCATCCCGTACTACTACGACGTACTGGCGGGCTCTCCGGCACTGTACGAACTGTGGAATGAGCAGAAGCTGCGTATCGGAACGGGCAAGACGAACCTCTCATATCATGCATCGCTGTATAACAGCAGCGACGACTGGGTGCGCACACCTCTGCAGTTCGACCTCGAACCCTACAACTTCCTCCGCGTGGAAGGACATATCGGCACGCACTGGCGTTCGGCGCTTGGCGAACTTCTGGCGCTCAAGGCCCGCAACCGTCTCCCGGTAGACGTGGTAGCGATGAACGGGGATTTTGCAACGCTTGCCGCCATGCTGCGAGACAGTCTGCGCGATATGAGCCGGTCGCTGAAAGAACGTCCCGAAGACTGGAAGGAAATCATCTGTCTCTTCGGCGACCTTGAGACGCAATACGACGCACAGGTGGCCGAGCTGCGCTGCAGCCTCGGCACGGTTATGCGCTTTCTGCATGAAATGCCGATTCAGCAGTTGCCTGACAGTATCGGACAGAGTACAAAGCTCGCTTCGAGGCTGGTGAAGGATTTCGATTCGACGTATCAGGTTCGGGAGCAGAGCTACGGTGCGGTATTCAGCGCCTGGTATCCACGGGTGAAGGACCAGCCGTACAGCTCGATGATGCAGCTCGGCTTCACCGCGTCTTTCAATGAGAGTGCATTTACGGCTGCTCCCACCTGGCAGTACCCGCTCCTGTTGATGTACCGGCTGGAAAAGATTTACGAGGCGCTGCCGGAAGAGATGCTGCAGCTGCAGCTCACGGATGTCACGTTGCGCATGCGTGACGCTGCTGGTCTTGCCACAGTATTATTGCGGCTGGCGGGTTTTGCCAATGACGACAATGCGGCGATCGCTGAAGAGTATCGTCTGCATCTGGATGCAGTGATCAGGCTCTGCAAAGCGGGATTGCTGCGCGAACTCTATGCTTCTCTCATCGAGCGCTTCAAGCGCTACATGCAGAGTCAGACCTTTGCCATGTACGCGTACATGCACAGCGGCATACAGCACAAGGCAGGCGTGCCCATGGGCGGTACGTTTGTTATCGTGTATCACCAGAAAGGCCGGGCGCGGCAAAGCGTGACCATCGGGGAAGCGGCAAACACGATTACTGCCGAGGCCCGGGAAGAACCAACGACGGCAAGCGCAAACGACAGTGCTGAACGAATTCTCGGCGAAGTCGCTGTTGAGTCCTTCACAGAACATAGTTCAGGTATGCGGCGCGTGGGCAGCACGGAATCCATCGCCCGCGGTATTTCCTCCTCGCGACACATCAGTGATCTGCTGCTTCGAGAGGTCGCTGAACGTGCAAAAGAAGACAGCATCACCGATAAGGAAATGCTGGAGCTTGTAGCGGAGATCCCCGACGGAACCGTCATCGCGGACTTCTATCTGCCTTACATCTGTGCGTCGAGCTGTCCACCGATCAATTTCATCTGCCTCGGTTCCGATGAAAAGCCTGAGCCTTCCATCAAAATCGACGGAACGGATTTCTGTGCCGCGGACAAAGGCTCGTATGCCATTGATGTCACTCCGCAGGGTGGGACACTGACAAGCGATGGCGGGGGACTGAAACCGAATGAGGACGGTTCGTTCTCTTTCGTGCCGACGGGTGTGGATCTTGCCGATGGCGACACAACCACGGTGACGCTGAAGTATACCGTTGACGATGTGTCGGTTACCACACAGCTGCGTGTTCACCGCGCGCCTCGGGCATCGTTCCGCGTTGAACCTTCACCTGCCGCACGCAACGGCTTCCATTTCATCAATACATCCACGTTTGCGACGTCGTACAGGTGGGAGTTCGGCGATGGCTCGACCGATACCGCGGAGAGTCCCCTGCACACCTATGACGAGTTCGGTACCTTTACGGTGCAGCTCACGGCGAGTAACGACTTTTGTCCCGACCATGCAGCGACGCAGACCGTAACACTTGCGCAGGAAGGGGAACAGGCCAACTGCACGAAGCTGGAAGAACTGCATGACATGTTCGTCAAGCTCGATGACGGCATCTCGGATACGGCGCGCGAGCAGTTTGCGCCCTACAAGACTGCAGCAAATATCTTCCTGAAACAGCTACCCAAACTGTTCCCGCTTCCACCGCAGGAGCAGGCACTCAAGCTTGTGGGAATGCTGCCACCGGATCTCATCCTCACGTGGATGGAACAATTACATGCCGTGATTCTGCGTCTGACCAGGGGACGCAGTCCCTTCATCGAGCTTTACCGCATCCTCAATGCGGTGCTGATGTTCTATGCCTGTGTGCAGGAGGGAGACTTTGATCAGGATCCCATCCCGACACAGAAAGCATTCGAACGTCACCTGAAGGCGTTCCTCGGAACCTGGCGGCAGAACGCGCCGAAGTTCAACAATGCGGAACAGGGTTCCATCAGCAATATCGCGACGGATGTCGAGAAGGAAGCCGAGCGCATTTCCACGACAGCCAGAAACAAGAAAAAGTATCTGCGTTTTCTCAAAGGACTGCTTGAAACACTCGGTGCCCTGCGCGGATGA
- a CDS encoding baseplate J/gp47 family protein, producing the protein MSDCSKNRTPLTRSGSSQDGRSIAALSPSSVEIIDKRPEDWMVWAGRLAEHLRYFDASNQASGSIDALFTRDLVARLAAIATHPASSLPAFFRERLTVLIDTSTTDADLMSAFTELFDVLFSYLSIVDRHYVLALRTCDTLQRNMDTEDEDAVLAPVEEYARQLENHIRRRLFSVLHAAVGYFKSATANGLLSSAAVPLPRIFHAPSESASLQVQSGLSELWWQGLASFSAWEATVDPDDTVLGLQPATVGEAIPHAARHHFFTGLLDEVTASSAYLVSLAQRSIDTLLANWPYHPPQYALYLTWLQLMEYAREEMNTLPARHLDFYYRRVLRIDPAPAIADSAYLSLELSRAAETFLLRSGSAFTAGKDVDGNVITYETVKDVVLNHSAVAALKSLYVEGSGSSKGMYAAPVVNSADGEGAEITTELGEWHPFRVEGDDASGTDSIAMSRADIGFAISSRFLLLSEGDRTIQLYLHCDDVSSIPAGIGFDAWITTEKEWHACAVTAAVATGTPSSATKQTLRLTVSLDSAVEAVMPYVQDVHGHGFETTDPVLKVLLRQDNGEVDAYAGLVGQQLLDVELRVGAGHNGSAFAGAGLATLELHNDFGQLNAAKPFMPFGAEPTVGNALYIGCEELARKDNAEVRLALQWKDLPESAGDLDYDYSASADYHSIPSTNGPNSPDATLAKLDSGRWTNVLAGETLIEDSGGTPLIERSFEITLPGNDGFFLQPKQDYRQYSDSAKHGFLRLSLDQDFGHRNYRKSLVNYLLKKGNNPNITTAEPAEPYQPVLASLRLSYTATCAADIPTADEANTGAQNMQFLHIAPFGDARPEADSSGAGVPLLAPMAVKDGSTLPSQGEWYIGFENLQPGASLSMLIQVMEGSEDPLIDKPDAHVSWWYLSDNVWKELDDEMQDGTLQLLQSGLVECAIPRDATTDNTLLPTGMLWLKAKVESYPDAVCKILGVYCNAAEARRASTTSIASGGAVMPAGSIAKLVTPDAAVKKVQQPYASSGGRGEESADAYRQRVSERLRHKDRAITIWDYERLVLEEFPEIYKVKCLNHTKITGSEGDGTLHYNEVAPGYVTIITVPDLKNRNDGDPLRPYTKLSTLERIAAFLTARTSCHVTLCTAQPLFEEIQLSAKVVLRPGYTDLLYYEEQLAREITEFLSPWAFGNGKSIAFGGEMHKSVVIDFIEERSYVDYLTDVKMFHITDDAAASGVDRDIITASTARSILVSAHADAHVFDVSLAQPEDALHEQCDE; encoded by the coding sequence ATGTCCGATTGCAGCAAAAACCGCACACCGCTCACACGATCCGGCAGCAGCCAGGATGGTCGAAGCATCGCTGCACTCTCGCCCTCCTCGGTCGAGATTATCGACAAGAGGCCTGAAGACTGGATGGTTTGGGCAGGACGCCTGGCGGAGCACCTGCGCTATTTCGACGCATCGAATCAGGCATCGGGAAGCATTGATGCGCTGTTTACGCGTGACCTCGTCGCCCGTCTCGCGGCCATCGCCACGCATCCCGCCTCGTCACTGCCCGCATTTTTCCGTGAACGATTGACCGTACTGATCGACACATCCACGACGGATGCAGATCTGATGTCTGCCTTCACCGAGTTGTTCGATGTCCTCTTTTCCTATCTGTCAATCGTCGACCGACACTACGTGCTGGCATTGCGGACATGCGATACGTTGCAGCGCAACATGGACACGGAAGATGAAGACGCCGTACTCGCACCGGTCGAGGAGTATGCGCGACAGCTCGAGAATCATATCCGACGCAGGTTGTTTTCCGTACTCCATGCGGCCGTGGGATATTTCAAATCCGCCACAGCGAACGGACTCCTCTCATCTGCGGCAGTGCCGCTTCCTCGTATCTTCCATGCACCATCGGAGTCGGCTTCACTTCAGGTACAGTCGGGGCTTTCGGAGCTGTGGTGGCAGGGGCTCGCTTCATTCTCAGCGTGGGAAGCCACGGTCGATCCGGATGACACGGTGCTCGGACTGCAGCCAGCCACGGTCGGTGAGGCTATCCCTCACGCGGCGCGTCATCATTTCTTCACCGGTCTGCTCGACGAAGTCACCGCCTCATCCGCGTACCTTGTTTCCCTCGCGCAGCGCAGCATTGACACCCTGCTGGCGAATTGGCCGTATCATCCTCCCCAGTACGCACTGTATCTCACCTGGCTGCAGCTGATGGAATACGCGCGTGAGGAAATGAACACCCTTCCCGCGCGGCATCTCGATTTTTATTACCGCCGCGTCCTGCGCATTGATCCAGCTCCCGCAATCGCCGATTCCGCATACCTGTCCCTGGAACTGTCCCGTGCTGCTGAAACTTTTCTGCTTCGCTCCGGATCCGCGTTCACAGCAGGGAAGGATGTCGATGGCAATGTCATCACCTATGAAACGGTCAAGGACGTCGTTCTCAATCACTCGGCGGTCGCAGCACTGAAATCACTCTACGTCGAAGGCAGCGGGAGCAGCAAGGGAATGTATGCCGCTCCGGTCGTGAACAGCGCGGATGGTGAAGGCGCCGAGATAACGACGGAGCTCGGCGAGTGGCATCCATTCCGTGTCGAAGGTGATGATGCATCCGGCACGGATAGCATTGCCATGTCCCGTGCCGACATCGGCTTTGCCATCTCATCGCGCTTTCTTCTTCTCAGTGAGGGCGACAGGACCATTCAACTCTACCTGCACTGTGACGATGTGAGCAGTATTCCCGCCGGTATTGGGTTCGATGCCTGGATCACCACGGAAAAGGAATGGCATGCCTGCGCGGTGACGGCAGCAGTGGCGACAGGAACGCCGTCCAGCGCTACGAAGCAGACCCTGCGTCTGACCGTATCGCTCGATAGCGCGGTGGAGGCAGTCATGCCATACGTGCAGGATGTGCATGGGCACGGTTTCGAGACCACGGATCCCGTGCTGAAAGTTCTGCTCAGGCAGGATAATGGGGAAGTGGATGCGTATGCGGGACTCGTCGGACAGCAACTATTGGATGTGGAACTCAGGGTGGGTGCGGGACATAACGGAAGCGCGTTTGCAGGCGCAGGACTCGCGACACTGGAGCTGCACAACGACTTCGGCCAATTGAATGCCGCGAAACCCTTCATGCCCTTCGGTGCGGAACCGACCGTGGGGAATGCGCTGTACATCGGCTGCGAAGAACTGGCGCGGAAAGACAATGCCGAGGTGCGGCTGGCACTGCAATGGAAAGACCTGCCGGAGAGTGCCGGCGATCTCGACTATGACTATTCCGCGTCAGCGGACTATCATTCCATTCCCTCGACGAATGGACCAAACAGTCCCGACGCCACACTCGCAAAGCTGGACAGCGGGAGGTGGACAAATGTGCTGGCCGGGGAGACGCTGATCGAAGACAGCGGGGGAACGCCGCTGATCGAACGCAGCTTCGAGATAACACTGCCGGGGAACGACGGCTTTTTCCTGCAGCCGAAACAGGATTACAGGCAGTACTCCGACAGTGCGAAACACGGCTTCCTGCGCCTCAGTCTCGATCAGGATTTCGGTCACCGCAACTACCGGAAATCGCTTGTCAATTATCTGCTGAAGAAGGGCAATAATCCCAACATCACGACAGCGGAACCCGCCGAACCCTATCAACCCGTACTCGCATCCCTTCGCCTCAGTTACACAGCAACTTGTGCGGCGGACATCCCGACCGCGGATGAGGCAAATACCGGCGCGCAGAATATGCAGTTTCTGCATATCGCGCCGTTCGGAGATGCACGTCCCGAGGCCGACAGCAGTGGTGCCGGGGTCCCTCTGCTCGCACCGATGGCGGTCAAGGACGGTTCGACGCTCCCATCACAGGGCGAATGGTATATCGGCTTTGAAAACCTGCAGCCCGGCGCATCACTCTCCATGCTTATCCAGGTGATGGAAGGCAGCGAGGATCCGCTCATCGACAAGCCTGACGCGCACGTGTCGTGGTGGTATCTCTCCGACAATGTGTGGAAGGAGCTTGATGACGAGATGCAGGACGGCACGCTGCAGTTGCTGCAGTCGGGACTTGTCGAATGTGCTATTCCGCGTGATGCCACGACGGACAATACGCTGCTGCCCACTGGCATGCTCTGGCTCAAGGCGAAAGTAGAATCCTATCCCGATGCCGTGTGTAAAATCCTTGGCGTGTACTGCAATGCCGCTGAAGCGCGGCGGGCGAGCACGACCAGCATTGCATCCGGGGGCGCAGTCATGCCCGCCGGCAGCATCGCGAAGCTTGTCACTCCGGATGCCGCGGTGAAAAAAGTGCAGCAACCCTACGCGAGTAGTGGTGGAAGGGGAGAGGAATCTGCCGATGCATATCGGCAGCGCGTGTCGGAGCGTCTGCGGCACAAGGACCGCGCCATCACGATCTGGGATTACGAGCGCCTGGTGCTCGAGGAATTTCCCGAGATCTACAAGGTGAAATGCCTCAACCACACGAAGATCACGGGAAGCGAAGGCGACGGCACGCTGCATTACAACGAGGTCGCTCCCGGGTACGTGACTATCATCACCGTCCCTGATCTGAAAAACCGCAACGACGGTGATCCGCTGCGTCCCTACACCAAGCTCAGCACACTCGAGCGCATCGCCGCATTTCTGACGGCGCGTACGTCATGTCATGTCACGCTGTGCACCGCGCAGCCGTTGTTCGAGGAAATTCAGCTGTCTGCAAAGGTCGTGCTGCGTCCGGGCTACACTGATCTCCTCTATTACGAAGAACAGCTTGCGCGTGAAATCACCGAGTTTCTCAGTCCCTGGGCCTTCGGCAATGGGAAGTCCATCGCGTTCGGTGGAGAAATGCATAAATCGGTGGTGATCGACTTTATCGAGGAACGGTCTTACGTCGATTATCTGACCGACGTGAAGATGTTTCATATCACGGATGATGCCGCGGCTTCCGGCGTAGACCGCGACATCATCACGGCCTCAACGGCGAGAAGCATCCTCGTGTCCGCCCATGCGGATGCACATGTCTTCGATGTCTCTCTCGCGCAACCCGAAGATGCCTTACATGAGCAATGCGATGAATGA
- a CDS encoding GPW/gp25 family protein: protein MGTRSDSFIGRGWSFAPAFDIPSASVVMEEGVEDIRQSLEILLTTTPGERVMQPKYGCHLGELLFESLDTGMKTLIIDRIKTSILYFESRIEVERIELDDSRQNEGVVLVEIDYVVSSTNSRFNFVYPFYRNEGTELNLLTTNHPLAR, encoded by the coding sequence ATGGGCACACGCAGCGACAGTTTTATCGGACGCGGTTGGAGTTTTGCTCCGGCTTTCGACATCCCTTCGGCTTCCGTGGTAATGGAAGAGGGAGTGGAGGATATCAGGCAGAGCCTGGAAATACTCCTTACCACCACACCGGGTGAACGCGTGATGCAGCCGAAGTACGGTTGTCATCTGGGTGAACTGCTGTTCGAAAGTCTTGACACGGGGATGAAGACCCTGATCATCGATCGCATTAAAACGTCCATTCTCTATTTCGAATCGCGCATCGAAGTCGAACGCATTGAGCTCGACGATTCGCGGCAGAATGAGGGCGTGGTTCTTGTCGAGATAGACTACGTGGTCAGTTCCACGAATTCGCGCTTCAACTTCGTGTATCCGTTCTACCGCAATGAAGGTACGGAACTGAATCTGCTCACCACCAATCATCCTCTGGCGAGATAA
- a CDS encoding PAAR domain-containing protein — protein MGLPAARVGDMHVCPLVNGTVPHVGGPVIVGAPTVLIGGVPAARVGDPCTCVGPPDSIAMGSATVFIAGMPAARVGDTTAHGGSIILGSPNVMIG, from the coding sequence ATGGGTTTACCGGCAGCGAGAGTTGGAGATATGCATGTGTGTCCCCTGGTCAACGGGACGGTGCCGCATGTGGGGGGACCCGTGATCGTCGGGGCACCGACGGTTTTGATCGGTGGTGTGCCTGCAGCGCGTGTCGGCGATCCCTGCACCTGCGTGGGTCCACCAGACTCGATCGCGATGGGCTCGGCAACGGTGTTCATCGCGGGAATGCCCGCAGCGCGTGTCGGTGACACGACAGCGCACGGCGGAAGCATCATCCTCGGCAGTCCAAACGTCATGATAGGCTGA
- the vgrG gene encoding type VI secretion system tip protein VgrG yields MSPQRVIASGEAKSVATFSILSNGTALPASLNVLSIVVDREVNRIPSATIMLRDGAASDETFTVSNGEEFVPGSDIEIHAGYRNDEERVFKGIVVRHSVKVRKNVSVLIIECRHVCVNMTTRIANAYFHEVTDHDVADQLFSAHGISVETGGDTVDHKELVQYDATDWDFLLCRAEANGWWVIPDDDSVRFSPPDFEADPALNLQYGATIHELDLEIDARLQYQKYKTLGWDPATQEVLSQVEGEDPGAPPAGNITVDTLSESTANEALEYRHSPIPETELQSWANAARMRNRLGKIRGSAKTDGTAAVRPGDVVEILGAGERFEGKLMITGVRHQIEKGNWQTVLQVGMSPERFAEHFRVHQPAAAALLPPVHGLQIGIVTNLEDPDGEDRIQVRLPLVQSADDGAWMRLASLDAGDQRGMVFRPELGDEVVVGFFNNDPRHGVVLGMLHSSSHPAPIQGSNDNHEKGYVSRSDIRIHVDDDKKVLTLSTPGGHEIVMDDDGTSITMKDSNGNSIVMDSSGITIESAQDISITAGANFKTEAGSNLELSGGSNSKVSGGAAAEISSGGNTSVKGSMVQIN; encoded by the coding sequence ATGAGTCCTCAGCGCGTCATAGCGAGTGGCGAAGCCAAGTCCGTCGCCACCTTTTCCATTCTCAGCAACGGAACCGCATTGCCCGCGAGTTTGAATGTGCTGTCCATCGTCGTCGATCGCGAGGTCAACCGTATTCCATCGGCGACCATTATGCTCCGCGACGGTGCGGCATCGGACGAAACCTTCACGGTGAGCAACGGCGAGGAATTCGTACCGGGCAGCGATATCGAAATACACGCAGGCTACCGCAACGATGAAGAGCGCGTCTTCAAGGGCATCGTCGTGCGGCACTCGGTCAAGGTGCGGAAAAACGTTTCCGTACTCATCATCGAATGCCGTCACGTCTGCGTGAACATGACCACGCGCATTGCCAACGCCTATTTCCACGAGGTGACGGACCATGATGTCGCGGATCAGCTTTTTTCAGCGCATGGCATTTCCGTCGAAACAGGTGGGGATACGGTCGATCATAAAGAACTCGTGCAGTACGATGCGACGGACTGGGACTTTTTGCTCTGCCGCGCCGAAGCAAATGGATGGTGGGTGATCCCGGATGATGATTCCGTGCGTTTCTCTCCGCCGGATTTTGAAGCCGATCCCGCTCTGAACCTGCAGTACGGAGCAACCATTCACGAGCTCGATCTGGAAATCGACGCCCGCCTGCAGTATCAGAAATACAAAACACTCGGCTGGGATCCCGCCACACAGGAAGTACTTTCGCAGGTCGAAGGTGAGGACCCCGGGGCTCCCCCGGCAGGCAATATCACTGTTGACACACTCTCGGAGAGTACTGCAAACGAGGCACTCGAATACCGGCACAGTCCCATACCGGAAACCGAACTGCAGTCGTGGGCCAATGCTGCGCGCATGCGCAATCGTCTCGGCAAGATTCGCGGCAGCGCGAAAACCGACGGTACAGCCGCCGTGCGTCCCGGAGATGTGGTCGAGATTCTCGGCGCCGGTGAGCGCTTTGAAGGAAAACTCATGATCACTGGTGTGCGGCATCAGATCGAGAAAGGGAACTGGCAGACTGTGCTGCAGGTGGGGATGTCCCCGGAGCGTTTCGCCGAACACTTTCGCGTGCATCAGCCCGCCGCCGCCGCGCTGCTTCCTCCCGTGCATGGACTGCAGATTGGCATCGTTACGAACCTGGAGGATCCTGACGGAGAGGATCGCATCCAGGTGCGTCTGCCGCTCGTGCAGTCCGCGGACGATGGGGCATGGATGCGGCTGGCAAGTCTCGATGCGGGTGATCAGCGCGGCATGGTGTTCAGGCCGGAGCTGGGAGACGAAGTGGTCGTGGGCTTTTTCAACAACGATCCTCGCCACGGTGTCGTCCTCGGCATGCTGCACAGCAGCAGTCATCCCGCACCGATCCAGGGCAGCAACGACAACCATGAAAAAGGATATGTCTCACGCAGTGACATCCGGATTCATGTGGATGACGATAAGAAGGTGCTGACACTGTCCACTCCAGGGGGACACGAGATTGTGATGGATGACGACGGGACGAGCATTACGATGAAAGACAGCAACGGTAACAGCATTGTGATGGACAGCAGCGGCATTACGATTGAAAGCGCGCAGGATATATCCATCACGGCGGGCGCGAATTTCAAGACTGAAGCGGGTTCGAATCTCGAGCTTTCGGGCGGAAGCAACAGCAAGGTCAGCGGCGGTGCCGCAGCGGAAATATCCTCCGGAGGAAACACCTCCGTCAAGGGTTCCATGGTGCAGATCAACTAA
- a CDS encoding LysM peptidoglycan-binding domain-containing protein: MAEGQLEKLKIIAFKEADYSDPPSEQESFTAMLNPENYTLDYKVEYQDGQGQGTSASQQRFTVKKPEEFAFELLIDSTGVADGNPRDSIEDDLTALRDLLLKYEGDIHEPRHFQVVWGSLLFKGRCTGLNIAMKLFNPDGKPIRAVCKVSFKGSVEDNLRTAEERNESPDLTHYHTVKEGETLPMLCYQVYGQSRYYLQVARHNRLAQFRALVPGTEIAFPPLEKNTPVS; the protein is encoded by the coding sequence ATGGCTGAAGGACAACTGGAAAAACTCAAAATCATCGCTTTCAAGGAAGCGGATTACAGTGATCCTCCCTCAGAGCAGGAAAGCTTCACCGCCATGCTCAATCCTGAAAACTACACCCTCGATTACAAGGTGGAGTACCAGGACGGACAGGGCCAGGGCACGAGCGCTTCGCAGCAGCGTTTCACTGTCAAGAAGCCGGAAGAGTTCGCCTTTGAATTGCTGATTGACAGTACCGGTGTGGCCGATGGCAATCCGCGTGATTCCATCGAAGACGATCTGACCGCGCTGCGTGATCTGCTGCTCAAGTATGAGGGTGACATTCACGAGCCCAGGCATTTTCAGGTCGTCTGGGGCAGCCTGCTGTTCAAGGGACGCTGCACGGGACTGAACATTGCCATGAAGCTGTTCAATCCCGACGGCAAACCGATTCGCGCAGTGTGCAAAGTCAGCTTCAAGGGCAGCGTCGAAGACAATCTCCGCACGGCCGAGGAGCGCAATGAATCGCCCGACCTCACGCATTACCATACGGTCAAGGAGGGTGAGACTCTGCCGATGCTCTGTTATCAGGTCTATGGACAGTCTCGCTATTACCTCCAGGTCGCACGACACAACCGCCTGGCGCAATTCCGGGCGCTGGTCCCCGGCACTGAAATCGCATTTCCTCCACTCGAAAAGAATACCCCGGTCTCATGA